In Phreatobacter aquaticus, a single genomic region encodes these proteins:
- a CDS encoding DMT family transporter gives MPHRPVLGLALGFVGVVLFGATLPMTRLAVASLDPWFVTFGRASAAGLVSVVVLLALGCKPPPRVEWGRYGIVALCLITGFPGFMALAMVTTEASHGAIVMGILPLATAAASALVTGERPSPAFWLMGLIGAAIVVAFTLRQSGGLSLSIGDLFLLAAVAAAGLGYTLSAVLTGTRPGWEVVSWMLVMALPATLPLTYLTGPASYGAVPMTAWLAFAYLALVSQYIGFFFWNAGLALGGIARVSQVQLLQTFVTLAIAAWLLGEPIGAETLAFAGVVALVVLVGTRIRSR, from the coding sequence ATGCCCCACCGCCCGGTTCTTGGCCTTGCCCTCGGTTTCGTCGGCGTCGTGCTGTTCGGCGCGACCCTGCCCATGACCAGACTGGCGGTCGCCTCGCTCGATCCATGGTTCGTGACCTTCGGCCGGGCCTCGGCGGCAGGCCTTGTTTCGGTGGTCGTGCTGCTGGCGCTCGGCTGCAAGCCGCCGCCCCGCGTTGAATGGGGACGCTATGGCATCGTCGCGCTCTGCCTGATCACCGGGTTTCCCGGATTCATGGCGCTCGCCATGGTGACGACCGAGGCAAGCCACGGCGCCATCGTCATGGGCATCCTGCCGCTGGCGACCGCAGCTGCATCGGCTCTTGTCACCGGTGAGCGGCCGTCACCGGCCTTCTGGCTGATGGGCCTGATCGGCGCGGCGATCGTCGTGGCCTTCACACTTCGCCAGTCCGGTGGGCTGTCGTTGTCGATCGGCGACCTGTTCCTGCTGGCCGCCGTCGCTGCCGCGGGCCTCGGTTACACGTTGAGCGCGGTTCTGACAGGCACGCGGCCCGGCTGGGAGGTCGTGTCCTGGATGCTGGTGATGGCGCTGCCCGCAACGCTGCCGCTGACCTATCTGACCGGACCGGCCTCCTATGGTGCGGTCCCGATGACGGCCTGGCTCGCCTTCGCCTATCTCGCGCTGGTCAGTCAGTATATCGGCTTCTTCTTCTGGAATGCCGGTCTCGCGCTCGGCGGGATCGCGCGCGTCAGCCAGGTGCAGCTGCTTCAAACCTTTGTGACGCTGGCCATCGCCGCCTGGCTGCTTGGTGAGCCGATCGGCGCCGAAACACTTGCCTTTGCCGGTGTTGTTGCTCTGGTCGTGCTGGTCGGAACGCGTATCAGGAGCCGATAG
- a CDS encoding TRAP transporter substrate-binding protein encodes MDRRRFITTTGLATGAAAAVAAPAVAQTNPKVTWRLTSSYPKSLDTLYGLSLQVAKRVAELTDNNFQIQTFAAGEVVPALAALDAVQNGTVECAHTLSSFYIGKDPAFAFDTSLPFGLNTRQHNAWLYQGGGLELIRDFYKAYNIHIIPSGNTGAQMGGWFRKEIRTVADLKGLKMRIAGLGGTILARLGVVPQQIGGGDIYPALERGTIDAAEFSGPHDDEKLGFQKVAKYYYYPGWWEGCANVAFIVNQDKWASLPPAYRAALEAACAEALTLGVAKYDNQNPDALFRLVAAGAELRAFPQEIMQAAFKEAMALYGELAASNPNFKKFYDSWLPYWRKEQVWFRVAELPFDAFVSSQAQMQGR; translated from the coding sequence ATGGACCGCCGCCGATTCATCACAACAACCGGTCTCGCGACCGGTGCCGCAGCGGCCGTCGCTGCCCCAGCCGTTGCTCAGACGAACCCGAAGGTGACCTGGCGGCTGACATCGAGCTATCCGAAGAGCCTCGACACGCTCTATGGCCTGTCGCTCCAGGTGGCCAAGCGGGTGGCCGAACTGACCGACAACAATTTCCAGATCCAGACCTTCGCCGCCGGCGAAGTCGTGCCGGCGCTCGCCGCCCTCGACGCCGTGCAGAACGGCACGGTCGAATGCGCCCACACCCTGTCGAGCTTCTATATCGGCAAGGATCCGGCTTTCGCCTTTGATACCTCGCTGCCCTTCGGCCTCAACACCCGCCAGCACAATGCCTGGCTCTATCAGGGTGGCGGTCTCGAGCTGATCCGTGACTTCTACAAGGCCTACAACATCCACATCATCCCCTCGGGCAATACCGGCGCGCAGATGGGCGGCTGGTTCCGCAAGGAGATCAGGACGGTTGCTGATCTCAAGGGCCTGAAGATGCGCATTGCCGGCCTTGGCGGCACCATTCTCGCCCGCCTCGGCGTCGTGCCCCAGCAGATCGGCGGTGGTGACATCTATCCGGCGCTGGAGCGCGGCACGATCGATGCCGCCGAGTTCTCCGGTCCCCACGATGACGAGAAGCTCGGCTTCCAGAAGGTCGCCAAGTACTATTATTACCCGGGCTGGTGGGAAGGCTGCGCCAACGTCGCCTTCATCGTGAACCAGGACAAGTGGGCAAGCCTGCCGCCGGCCTATCGCGCCGCCCTTGAGGCCGCCTGCGCCGAAGCGCTGACCCTGGGTGTCGCCAAGTACGACAACCAGAACCCCGATGCGCTGTTCCGCCTCGTGGCGGCCGGCGCCGAACTGCGCGCCTTCCCGCAGGAGATCATGCAGGCAGCCTTCAAGGAGGCGATGGCGCTCTATGGCGAACTCGCCGCCAGCAATCCGAACTTCAAGAAGTTCTACGATTCCTGGCTGCCCTACTGGCGCAAGGAGCAGGTCTGGTTCCGGGTGGCCGAACTGCCCTTCGACGCCTTCGTGTCGAGCCAGGCGCAGATGCAGGGCCGCTGA
- a CDS encoding glycoside hydrolase family 19 protein — protein MITIEIVRRLFPNAPPENATAFAEQAQSLFAEFGISARPERLHFFLAQTGHESGLVLREENLNYSASRLRAVWPRRFPTEGATLGFAHNPRALANRVYGGRMGNDGPDDGWIYRGRGYLQITGKHGYSMVGRHAGLDLVAHPELALQLPHALRIACGFWDWKGLNAVCDTGDFAAVTRVINGGLTGLADRRAWLERVLRRVPGNLRLA, from the coding sequence ATGATCACGATCGAGATTGTCCGGCGGCTGTTCCCGAATGCACCGCCTGAGAATGCAACGGCCTTTGCCGAACAGGCGCAGTCCCTGTTCGCTGAATTCGGGATCTCCGCCCGCCCTGAAAGGCTGCATTTTTTTCTGGCCCAGACTGGCCATGAATCCGGCCTTGTCCTGCGCGAGGAGAACCTCAACTACTCGGCGTCCCGGCTCAGGGCCGTCTGGCCGCGCCGCTTCCCGACCGAGGGCGCGACGCTCGGCTTCGCTCACAATCCGCGCGCCCTGGCCAATCGGGTCTATGGCGGCCGGATGGGCAATGACGGTCCCGACGACGGCTGGATCTATCGCGGTCGCGGCTATCTGCAGATCACCGGGAAGCATGGGTATTCCATGGTGGGCCGGCACGCAGGCCTCGATCTCGTCGCTCACCCGGAGCTTGCGCTGCAACTGCCCCACGCCCTGCGGATTGCCTGCGGGTTCTGGGACTGGAAGGGGTTGAACGCCGTCTGCGACACCGGCGACTTCGCAGCCGTGACCCGCGTCATCAATGGCGGCTTGACGGGCCTCGCCGACCGGCGGGCCTGGCTGGAGAGAGTGCTCCGTCGTGTTCCAGGAAACCTCCGGCTTGCCTGA
- the pcaB gene encoding 3-carboxy-cis,cis-muconate cycloisomerase, producing MPSPLWSPLFGSPAMEDVWSDRAAISAMLHFEVALAAAEAEAGVIPSDAVSPIAVATGADIDIETLAASAGIAGNSAIPLVKMLTAMVAASDPEAAKWVHYGATSQDVMDTGVVLQLREAFRLLDDDLTRAAAAAAVLAKAHRDTPMAGRTWLQQALPITFGLKIAGTLDALMRHRQRLAEALPRVLALQFGGAAGTLASLGDKGPQVARLLADKLNLAPPDTPWHGQRDRMLEAAALMAGIVATTAKLARDIALMMQTEVGEVLEPSAPGRGGSSTMPHKRNPMLSATILGAAGLAPQLLASVAAGGVGEHERFTGGWQSEWLALPQLARLAGGALHHAIELLEGLEVRPDRMLANLGLTDGLLMAEAVQMALSPALGRLVAHDRIEAACRVAVAEGRALVDVLAEDTVITAIAGPADMARLLDPTSYLGAAGQFVDRVLERHAASG from the coding sequence ATGCCATCGCCTCTCTGGTCTCCGCTCTTCGGTTCGCCTGCCATGGAGGATGTGTGGTCCGACCGCGCGGCGATCAGCGCCATGCTGCATTTCGAAGTGGCGCTCGCCGCAGCCGAGGCCGAGGCGGGCGTCATCCCGTCCGATGCTGTCTCGCCCATTGCTGTGGCCACCGGCGCCGACATCGATATCGAGACGCTCGCCGCCTCGGCTGGCATCGCTGGCAACTCGGCCATTCCACTGGTCAAGATGCTGACCGCGATGGTTGCGGCATCCGATCCGGAGGCGGCGAAATGGGTCCATTACGGGGCCACCAGCCAGGATGTGATGGACACCGGCGTCGTGCTGCAGCTGCGCGAAGCCTTCCGCCTGCTGGATGATGACCTCACGCGTGCCGCCGCGGCCGCTGCAGTCCTTGCCAAGGCCCATCGCGACACGCCGATGGCAGGCCGCACCTGGCTGCAGCAGGCCTTGCCGATCACCTTCGGGTTGAAGATCGCGGGCACGCTGGACGCGCTGATGCGCCATCGGCAGCGTCTGGCGGAAGCGCTTCCGCGCGTCCTGGCGCTGCAGTTCGGCGGTGCGGCCGGCACGCTGGCCTCGCTTGGCGACAAGGGTCCGCAGGTTGCGCGATTGCTTGCCGACAAGCTCAATCTGGCGCCGCCGGACACGCCCTGGCATGGCCAGCGCGACCGCATGCTCGAAGCCGCTGCGCTGATGGCCGGCATCGTGGCGACCACAGCCAAACTCGCCCGCGACATCGCCCTGATGATGCAGACCGAGGTCGGCGAAGTTCTGGAGCCATCTGCTCCCGGCCGCGGCGGCTCGTCGACCATGCCCCACAAGCGCAATCCCATGCTGTCGGCGACGATCCTCGGCGCGGCCGGTCTCGCCCCGCAGCTGCTGGCGTCCGTCGCGGCCGGTGGCGTCGGCGAGCATGAGCGCTTCACCGGTGGCTGGCAGTCCGAATGGCTGGCCTTGCCGCAACTGGCGCGGCTGGCCGGAGGCGCACTCCATCACGCGATCGAACTTCTGGAGGGGCTGGAGGTCAGGCCCGATCGCATGCTGGCCAATCTCGGCCTCACCGACGGTCTGCTGATGGCGGAAGCGGTTCAGATGGCACTGAGCCCGGCGCTCGGCCGCCTGGTTGCACACGATCGGATCGAGGCCGCTTGCCGTGTGGCCGTCGCCGAGGGCAGGGCGCTTGTCGACGTGCTGGCCGAGGACACTGTCATCACGGCGATTGCCGGGCCAGCGGATATGGCGCGGCTGCTCGACCCCACAAGCTATCTCGGAGCAGCCGGCCAGTTCGTCGACCGGGTTCTGGAGCGGCATGCGGCGAGCGGTTGA
- a CDS encoding malonate--CoA ligase, which translates to MANHLFDLVRIQATDLAKTFIETESGTVYSYGDLFDATGRLANVLVSLGVKPGDRVAVQVEKSPSAIFLYLACVRAGAIFLPLNTAYTLTELEYFLGDSEPALVVCDPSRRDGIAAIAAKTGVGAVATLGKANDGSLMEMASAASAGFETVDRAAGDLAAILYTSGTTGRSKGAMLSHDNLASNALTLKDYWRFTSNDVLLHALPIFHTHGLFVATNTILMAGASMIFLPKFDADTVFDLMPRATCMMGVPTFYVRLVQDARLTRSSTAHMRLFISGSAPLLAETHRLFRDKTGVAILERYGMTETNMNTSNPYEGERVAGTVGFPLPGVSLRVADPDTGAELAQGEIGVIEVKGPNVFGGYWRMPEKTAAEFRGDGFFITGDLGKIDDRGYVHIVGRGKDLVISGGYNVYPKEVETEIDGMAGVVESAVIGVAHPDFGEGVTAVVVAEKGAKIDERAILTALETRLAKYKLPKRVIVVDDLPRNTMGKVQKNLLRDAYKDLYKA; encoded by the coding sequence ATGGCCAATCATCTCTTCGACCTCGTCCGCATCCAGGCGACCGACCTCGCCAAGACCTTCATCGAGACCGAGTCCGGCACGGTCTACAGCTACGGCGATCTGTTCGATGCGACGGGGCGCTTGGCCAATGTGCTGGTCAGCCTCGGCGTTAAGCCGGGGGACCGGGTGGCCGTGCAGGTGGAGAAATCGCCCTCGGCGATCTTCCTGTACCTCGCCTGCGTGCGGGCCGGAGCCATCTTCCTGCCGCTCAACACGGCCTACACGCTGACCGAACTGGAATACTTCCTCGGCGATTCCGAGCCCGCCCTGGTCGTGTGCGACCCGTCGCGCCGCGACGGCATCGCTGCGATCGCCGCCAAGACCGGCGTTGGAGCAGTCGCGACGCTCGGCAAGGCGAATGACGGCAGCCTGATGGAGATGGCCTCCGCTGCATCCGCGGGCTTCGAGACAGTCGACCGTGCGGCAGGCGATCTGGCGGCAATCCTCTACACCTCGGGGACAACCGGCCGCTCGAAGGGCGCCATGCTCAGCCACGACAATCTCGCCTCGAACGCGCTGACGCTGAAGGACTACTGGCGCTTCACGTCGAATGACGTGCTGCTCCACGCCCTGCCGATCTTCCACACCCATGGCCTGTTCGTCGCCACCAACACCATCCTGATGGCTGGCGCCTCGATGATCTTCCTGCCGAAGTTCGACGCCGACACGGTGTTCGACCTGATGCCGCGGGCGACCTGCATGATGGGCGTGCCAACCTTCTATGTCCGGCTGGTGCAGGACGCCCGGCTCACCCGGTCGTCGACCGCCCATATGCGCCTGTTCATTTCGGGCTCGGCGCCGCTGCTCGCCGAGACCCACCGGCTGTTCCGCGACAAGACCGGTGTCGCCATCCTGGAACGCTACGGGATGACCGAGACCAACATGAATACGTCGAACCCCTATGAGGGCGAGCGCGTGGCCGGCACGGTCGGGTTCCCGCTTCCCGGCGTTTCGCTGCGGGTGGCCGATCCGGACACCGGCGCCGAACTCGCCCAGGGCGAGATTGGCGTCATCGAGGTGAAGGGGCCGAACGTGTTCGGCGGCTACTGGCGGATGCCCGAGAAGACGGCCGCCGAGTTCCGCGGCGACGGATTCTTCATCACGGGTGACCTCGGCAAGATCGACGACAGGGGCTATGTCCACATCGTCGGCCGCGGCAAGGATCTCGTGATTTCCGGCGGCTACAACGTCTACCCGAAGGAAGTCGAGACCGAGATCGACGGCATGGCCGGCGTGGTCGAGAGCGCTGTCATCGGCGTCGCCCATCCCGATTTCGGCGAAGGCGTGACCGCGGTCGTGGTGGCCGAGAAGGGTGCCAAGATCGACGAGCGCGCGATCCTGACCGCACTGGAGACGCGGCTTGCCAAGTACAAGCTGCCGAAGCGGGTGATCGTGGTCGACGACCTGCCGCGCAACACGATGGGCAAGGTGCAGAAGAACCTGCTGCGCGACGCCTACAAGGATCTCTACAAGGCCTGA
- a CDS encoding ATP-binding protein, with product MDSPVSTDLWQVAAAFCVFLVLAGHVTLESGLVRAKHSVNAAAKALVQAGLSVLLVWAVGYGLMSVGGNGLMGGGPFFPDTAFASSDLLFMIAVSAAAATILSGPLAERTTLRGYAAVVLIFSTAIAPIVAHWVWAKGADGGGWLNQFGFIDLAGGAVIHVAGGVAALTAAAMIGPRSGRFTDAKRTTVIQSQSFPFAALGVLLLWLGWFGIAAGKAIGIGAPPAAAILVLILAGAAGTTTAFIASQIAPRQITVIQIIHGALAGVVAVAAGAHLFSPLAAVLIGALGAGVAFGGARLVEHAGIDDALGIASVHLFAGGFGIVAVAFAALPPDAGMVGVQAAGLIAICLWSAGLMAAGIAAARLVLQMRVARDDERIGLNVSEHGMTTDVALLVGQMNAVNRYSGSFAYLDADTDGEIGQVAREYNRAVDIFRAQITGVRDQLATTKGELDETHADNVRLAGELTQRDERLEEATREVALLTDQIARALVSMQGLQGLRTGIVRLIGRTFRPPIERLHALALRADASRTPADMDELIEAARDETARLARRLADVIDYAEASTFATPPTLDRTPVDKLISEVNMVHRGRAEAKGVKLRVVWAPDVSGMVISAATLRKIMSELVENAIETTRTGGLVSLLAKRGGPSELIIDVVDSGAGISPGQIAQALDPLTESALAIGDEPGRLGLALVKKLVDIHEGTLTIRSKPGVGTQIRATLKIDALESTARRA from the coding sequence ATGGATTCTCCAGTCTCGACCGATCTCTGGCAGGTTGCCGCCGCATTCTGCGTCTTTCTCGTCCTGGCGGGCCATGTGACGCTGGAGAGCGGACTTGTGCGCGCCAAGCATTCCGTGAATGCGGCCGCCAAGGCGCTGGTGCAGGCGGGCTTGTCGGTCTTGCTGGTCTGGGCTGTCGGCTACGGCCTGATGTCCGTTGGTGGCAATGGGCTCATGGGCGGCGGGCCCTTCTTTCCTGACACCGCTTTTGCATCGTCGGACCTCCTGTTCATGATCGCCGTCAGTGCAGCCGCGGCGACAATCCTGTCGGGTCCGCTCGCCGAGCGCACGACGCTACGCGGCTACGCGGCGGTCGTCCTGATCTTCAGCACCGCGATCGCACCGATTGTGGCGCACTGGGTCTGGGCCAAGGGCGCGGATGGTGGTGGCTGGCTCAATCAGTTCGGCTTCATCGATCTCGCGGGCGGCGCGGTCATCCATGTCGCGGGCGGGGTCGCGGCCTTGACGGCTGCCGCCATGATCGGCCCGCGGAGCGGGCGCTTCACCGATGCGAAGCGGACGACGGTGATTCAGAGCCAGAGCTTCCCCTTCGCCGCTCTCGGGGTGCTTCTGCTCTGGCTTGGCTGGTTCGGTATCGCTGCGGGCAAAGCGATCGGCATCGGCGCGCCCCCTGCGGCAGCGATCCTGGTCCTGATACTCGCCGGCGCCGCTGGCACAACGACCGCCTTCATCGCCAGCCAGATCGCGCCCCGGCAGATCACCGTCATCCAGATCATTCATGGCGCTTTGGCCGGCGTGGTGGCGGTTGCCGCAGGCGCCCATCTGTTCAGCCCATTGGCGGCTGTCTTGATCGGTGCGCTCGGAGCCGGTGTGGCATTCGGCGGGGCGCGGCTCGTGGAACATGCCGGTATCGACGACGCCCTCGGCATCGCTTCGGTTCATCTGTTCGCTGGCGGCTTCGGGATCGTTGCCGTCGCCTTTGCGGCGCTTCCGCCGGATGCCGGCATGGTGGGCGTCCAAGCGGCCGGATTGATCGCTATCTGTCTTTGGAGCGCCGGCCTGATGGCCGCCGGCATCGCCGCTGCCCGGCTTGTCCTGCAGATGCGCGTGGCACGGGACGACGAGCGCATCGGTCTCAACGTCTCCGAACATGGCATGACGACCGATGTCGCGCTGCTGGTCGGCCAGATGAACGCGGTCAACCGCTATTCCGGCAGTTTCGCCTATCTCGATGCGGATACCGACGGCGAGATCGGCCAGGTCGCCCGCGAGTACAATCGTGCGGTCGACATCTTCCGCGCCCAGATCACTGGCGTCAGGGATCAATTGGCGACGACCAAGGGCGAGCTCGACGAGACCCATGCCGACAATGTCAGGCTTGCCGGCGAACTCACGCAGCGCGACGAGCGGCTGGAAGAGGCAACGCGCGAAGTCGCCCTGCTGACGGACCAGATCGCTCGCGCGCTCGTTTCCATGCAAGGCCTGCAGGGCCTGCGCACGGGCATCGTGCGATTGATCGGGCGGACATTCCGACCACCGATCGAGCGGCTGCATGCACTGGCGCTGCGCGCCGATGCCAGCCGGACGCCAGCCGACATGGACGAATTGATCGAGGCCGCCCGCGACGAGACCGCCAGGCTGGCCCGGCGGTTGGCCGATGTCATCGACTATGCGGAGGCTTCGACCTTCGCAACACCCCCGACACTGGACCGGACGCCCGTCGACAAGCTGATCTCCGAGGTCAACATGGTCCATCGGGGACGCGCCGAGGCAAAGGGCGTGAAGCTGCGCGTCGTCTGGGCGCCGGACGTGTCCGGCATGGTCATCAGTGCCGCGACACTGCGCAAGATCATGAGCGAACTCGTCGAGAATGCGATCGAGACGACCCGCACGGGCGGTCTGGTCAGCCTGCTCGCGAAGCGCGGGGGCCCAAGCGAACTGATCATCGATGTCGTGGATTCTGGCGCCGGAATCAGCCCTGGACAGATCGCCCAGGCTCTCGACCCGCTGACTGAGTCGGCTCTCGCAATTGGCGACGAGCCGGGGCGGCTCGGGCTGGCACTCGTCAAGAAGCTTGTCGACATCCACGAGGGCACACTCACGATACGGTCAAAGCCCGGAGTGGGCACACAGATTCGCGCAACGCTGAAGATCGACGCACTTGAGAGTACGGCCCGGAGAGCTTGA
- a CDS encoding thermonuclease family protein codes for MLLTCLIVGATIAAYVLNRVPVRPHITGHARIIDGDSLMVGGTEVRLHGVDAPELFQRCTRDNREVQCGREAARHLTALIAGQVVTCERRDIDRFGRTVAVCRVDGVDLGRAMVANGQAVSYGSYLIDEAGARLERKGLWAGTFIRPREWRDRERGRFAPGA; via the coding sequence GTGCTGCTGACGTGTCTGATCGTCGGCGCAACGATTGCGGCCTATGTGCTGAACCGCGTGCCGGTGCGCCCACACATCACCGGCCACGCCCGCATCATCGATGGCGACAGCCTGATGGTCGGCGGCACAGAGGTCCGGCTGCACGGGGTCGATGCACCGGAACTTTTCCAGCGCTGCACGCGCGACAACCGGGAAGTTCAATGTGGCCGAGAGGCAGCGCGCCATCTCACCGCCCTGATCGCCGGACAGGTCGTCACATGCGAGCGGCGCGACATCGACCGGTTCGGCCGGACCGTCGCCGTCTGTCGCGTTGATGGCGTCGATCTTGGTCGCGCCATGGTGGCCAATGGACAGGCTGTTTCCTACGGATCCTACTTGATCGACGAGGCTGGCGCCCGCCTGGAGCGCAAGGGCCTGTGGGCAGGCACATTCATCCGTCCCCGCGAGTGGCGGGACCGGGAGCGTGGCCGTTTCGCGCCGGGTGCGTGA
- a CDS encoding sensor histidine kinase, with translation MSVEVVGEPLGDRQAERAERQAQSRKRVVRQVRDARERLTSTTGTRRSFELELMRVYAQNKVSAALAVVLLAIAVGWVASWITNPIMGALGAGTVLVMHAFVVLLARGFLKVDAEKVDLRSWRIRFVLAETLIGLAWVLALTTVMKTDQPEANTFLLVGMLIIIAVSAMIGSTLPAAVLASSFPVGTLVITYFILVHGVKGALLATMAGGTLLFFAIIATRLYQTNLATIEARAEKDALFGEVETAKANSDEARRNAEMANIAKSRFLAQMSHELRTPLNAILGFSEVMKGEMFGPHSSPQYAEYANDIHSSGQHLLSLINEILDLSRIEAGRHELNEEALTLAYVVEDCHHLLKVRAKNKGVTIVERFEPDMPKLWADERSIRQIVLNLMSNAIKFTPAGGEISLKVGWTASGGQYVSVKDTGPGIPEEEIPIVLSNFGQGSNAIKSAEQGTGLGLPIVQGLVAMHGGTFALKSTVRVGTEVVVTFPAERVMEALPAIASPSMEPVGDSTPIALEVEPQQAQKVSALRRRLFGAGV, from the coding sequence ATGAGCGTGGAGGTTGTGGGCGAGCCCCTCGGCGATCGGCAGGCGGAACGTGCCGAGCGGCAGGCCCAGAGCCGCAAGCGCGTCGTGCGGCAGGTTCGCGATGCCCGCGAGCGTCTGACATCGACCACCGGCACGCGCCGCTCGTTCGAACTCGAACTGATGCGCGTCTATGCGCAGAACAAGGTCTCGGCAGCGCTTGCCGTGGTGCTGCTGGCGATAGCGGTTGGATGGGTCGCCTCCTGGATCACCAATCCGATCATGGGCGCGCTCGGCGCCGGTACCGTTCTTGTCATGCATGCCTTCGTGGTGTTGCTGGCGCGCGGATTCCTCAAGGTCGATGCGGAAAAGGTCGACCTGCGCTCCTGGCGCATCCGCTTCGTGCTCGCCGAGACGCTGATCGGGCTCGCCTGGGTGCTGGCATTGACCACGGTGATGAAGACCGATCAGCCGGAAGCCAATACGTTCCTGCTCGTCGGCATGCTGATCATCATTGCTGTCTCGGCCATGATCGGTTCCACGTTGCCGGCCGCCGTGCTCGCGTCGTCCTTTCCTGTCGGCACGCTGGTCATCACCTATTTCATCCTCGTTCATGGGGTCAAAGGTGCTCTGTTGGCGACCATGGCTGGCGGCACCCTGCTGTTCTTTGCCATCATCGCCACGCGCCTCTACCAGACCAACCTTGCGACCATCGAGGCGCGCGCCGAGAAGGATGCGCTGTTTGGCGAAGTCGAAACCGCCAAGGCCAATTCGGACGAGGCCCGGCGCAATGCCGAAATGGCCAATATCGCCAAGTCGCGTTTCCTTGCCCAGATGAGCCATGAGCTGAGGACGCCGCTCAACGCCATCCTCGGCTTCTCCGAGGTGATGAAGGGCGAGATGTTCGGCCCCCACTCCTCGCCCCAATATGCCGAATATGCCAACGACATCCACTCGTCCGGCCAGCATCTGCTGTCGCTGATCAACGAAATCCTCGATCTTTCGCGCATCGAGGCCGGCCGCCACGAGCTCAACGAGGAGGCCTTGACGCTGGCCTATGTCGTCGAGGACTGCCACCACCTCCTGAAGGTGCGCGCCAAGAACAAGGGGGTGACGATCGTTGAGCGGTTCGAGCCCGACATGCCGAAGCTGTGGGCCGACGAACGGTCGATCCGCCAGATCGTGCTGAACCTCATGTCGAATGCCATCAAGTTCACACCGGCCGGCGGCGAGATCAGCCTGAAGGTTGGCTGGACGGCATCAGGGGGACAGTATGTGTCGGTGAAGGACACTGGCCCCGGTATTCCGGAAGAGGAAATCCCGATCGTCCTGTCGAATTTTGGCCAGGGGTCCAACGCCATCAAGTCGGCGGAGCAGGGCACGGGCCTCGGTCTGCCAATCGTCCAGGGGCTGGTGGCCATGCATGGTGGCACCTTTGCCCTGAAGTCGACCGTGCGTGTCGGCACCGAGGTTGTCGTGACGTTTCCAGCCGAGCGGGTCATGGAGGCTCTGCCGGCCATTGCCAGCCCCTCGATGGAGCCAGTCGGTGACAGCACGCCGATCGCTTTGGAGGTCGAGCCGCAGCAGGCGCAGAAAGTGTCTGCGCTCCGCCGACGCCTGTTCGGCGCTGGGGTTTAA
- a CDS encoding glutathione S-transferase family protein, with translation MKLYDTQVAPNPRRVRVFMAEKGIEIERVPVDLGKMEQKSAEFTALNPRQRTPVLELDDGTRLCESVAICRYLEAIHPEPNLFGRTPLEIGEIEMWNRRMELDLLATIAGAFRHLHPAMADMEVPQVKEWGERNKARIVGELTFLDQHLKGRDFIAAGRFTNADITGMIGIDFLRPTRVAIPDELVDLRRWHAAVSSRPSAKA, from the coding sequence ATGAAGCTTTACGACACGCAAGTCGCGCCCAATCCTCGCCGCGTCCGGGTCTTCATGGCCGAGAAGGGGATCGAGATCGAACGGGTGCCGGTCGATCTCGGCAAGATGGAGCAGAAGAGCGCCGAATTCACAGCGCTCAACCCCCGCCAGCGAACGCCGGTGCTGGAACTGGATGATGGCACCAGGCTCTGCGAGTCCGTCGCCATTTGCCGCTATCTCGAAGCCATCCACCCTGAACCGAACCTTTTCGGCCGCACGCCGTTGGAGATCGGTGAGATCGAGATGTGGAACCGCCGGATGGAGCTTGATCTGCTCGCCACGATTGCCGGCGCTTTCCGCCACTTGCACCCGGCCATGGCCGACATGGAGGTGCCGCAGGTGAAGGAGTGGGGCGAGCGCAACAAGGCGCGGATCGTTGGCGAACTGACCTTCCTGGATCAGCACCTGAAGGGCCGGGACTTCATCGCGGCCGGGCGCTTCACCAATGCCGACATCACCGGGATGATCGGGATCGATTTCCTGCGTCCGACCCGTGTGGCGATCCCGGACGAATTGGTCGATCTTCGGCGGTGGCACGCGGCCGTGTCATCCAGGCCGAGCGCCAAGGCCTGA